The Fusarium musae strain F31 chromosome 10, whole genome shotgun sequence genome window below encodes:
- a CDS encoding hypothetical protein (CAZy:GH3), whose product MTLAKVAFTLANLAAVGSAAKNVADGFVAAPYYPAPYGGWDEGWADSYARAKKMVDSMTLAEKTNITAGTGLFMAHRVGFPQLCLNDAANGVRLADNVTAFPDGITAGATFDKKLMYERGVAIGKEVRGKGVNVWLGPSVGPIGRKPKGGRNWEGFGADPSLQGIGARETIKGVQEQGVIATVKHLIGNEQEMYRRQTTDLVSPAYSANIDDRTMHELYLWPFAEAVKVGVGATMTAYNRVNGTISSEHSYLINALLKEELGFQGFVMTDWLSQITGVQSAIAGMDMSMPGDTIIPLFGNSLWMYELTRSALNGSVPMSRLNDMATRIVATWYQFEQDKDFPSVNFDTNTYNRVGPLYPAAWPNSPSGVVNQFVQVQDDHDEVARQIAQDAITLLKNDDKLLPLSTKSSLKVFGTGAQTNPDGANACVDRSCNKGTLGQGWGSGTVDYMYLDDPIGAIKKAAGDVTFYNTDKFPSVPSPSDDDVAIVFVTSDAGENQYTVEGNNGDRNADKLNVWHNGDALIKAAAAKYKNVVVVIHTVGPVLVDQWIDLPSVKSVLVAHLPGQEAGKSLTNILFGEASPCGHLPYSITKKEDDMPESVTKLIDSGFIDAPQDTYSEGLFIDYRWLNKEKIQPRYAFGHGLSYTNFTYTNATIKRGIQLSQYPPKRPAKGKVLDYSQDIPDYKEAVKPSSFKTIWRYLYSWLSESDAKSAAAKAETSKYPYPDGYSTAQKTALPKAGGVSGGNPALWDEAYTLSVVVTNAGSKFSGKASVQAYVQFPSVAGYETPVIQLRDFEKTKVLEPGSSETVQLTLTRKDLSVWDVKAQDWLVLDGEFKIWLGSASDKLDVVCFTDDLGCEHDVKGPVSYDP is encoded by the exons ATGACTCTCGCAAAGGTTGCTTTCACCCTGGCCAATTTGGCGGCCGTGGGTTCAGCTGCGAAGAATGTCGCGGATGGGTTTGTTGCTGCACCATACTATCCCGCTCCTTATGGAGGATGGGATGAAGGCTGGGCAGATAGCTATGCTAGAGCTAAGAAGATGGTCGACTCTATGACTTTGGCAGAAAAGACTAATATCACAGCCGGCACCGGTCTCTTTATGG CTCACCGTGTTGGCTTCCCTCAACTCTGTCTCAACGACGCCGCCAATGGTGTTCGACTGGCCGACAACGTAACTGCTTTCCCAGATGGAATCACAGCCGGTGCAACCTtcgacaagaagctcatgTATGAACGCGGTGTGGCAATCGGAAAGGAAGTGCGAGGTAAGGGCGTGAACGTCTGGCTTGGTCCGTCGGTTGGTCCTATCGGACGTAAGCCAAAGGGCGGACGCAACTGGGAGGGCTTTGGAGCAGACCCATCGCTGCAAGGTATTGGCGCGCGAGAGACTATTAAGGGTGTTCAGGAGCAGGGAGTCATTGCTACAGTCAAGCATCTTATTGGAAATGAGCAGGAGATGTATCGACGACAGACAACTGATCTTGTATCACCTGCATACTCGGCAAACATTG ATGATCGAACTATGCATGAGCTGTATCTCTGGCCCTTTGCGGAGGCAGTgaaagttggagttggagcgACGATGACAGCTTATAACCGA GTCAACGGTACTATATCCAGCGAGCACTCATATCTCATCAACGCCTTGTTAAAGGAAGAGCTCGGCTTCCAAGGCTTCGTCATGACAGACTGGCTCTCCCAAATCACCGGTGTCCAATCAGCCATTGCGGGAATGGACATGAGCATGCCTGGTGACACCATCATCCCGCTCTTTGGCAATTCTCTATGGATGTACGAGCTAACGCGCTCGGCACTCAATGGCTCCGTTCCCATGTCACGATTGAATGATATGGCTACTCGTATCGTGGCAACCTGGTACCAGTTCGAACAAGACAAGGACTTCCCTTCTGTCAACTTTGACACCAACACCTACAACAGGGTCGGTCCTCTGTATCCAGCAGCATGGCCTAATTCACCCTCGGGAGTTGTCAACCAGTTTGTTCAAGTTCAAGACGACCATGACGAGGTTGCTCGACAAATCGCCCAAGACGCCATCACTCTCCTCAAGAACGACGACAAGCTTCTTCCACTGAGCACCAAGAGCTCACTGAAGGTCTTTGGCACTGGCGCGCAAACCAACCCTGATGGCGCCAATGCCTGTGTCGATCGAAGCTGCAACAAGGGCACATTAGGTCAAGGTTGGGGATCGGGTACGGTTGACTATATGTATCTTGATGACCCCATCGGCGCTATCAAGAAGGCGGCTGGAGACGTGACATTCTACAACACTGACAAGTTCCCATCTGTTCCGAGCCCTTCTGACGACGATGTCGCAATTGTCTTTGTTACTTCTGACGCGGGTGAGAACCAGTACACGGTCGAGGGCAACAATGGTGACCGGAATGCCGACAAATTGAACGTTTGGCATAACGGCGATGCACTCATCAAAGCTGCCGCCGCCAAGTACAAGAATGTTGTCGTTGTCATTCACACTGTCGGGCCAGTCCTCGTCGACCAATGGATTGATCTTCCATCAGTCAAGTCTGTCTTGGTCGCTCATCTTCCAGGACAAGAGGCTGGAAAGTCTCTCACCAACATCTTGTTTGGCGAGGCGTCACCTTGCGGCCACTTACCTTATTCAAtcaccaagaaggaggacgATATGCCTGAAAGTgtcaccaagctcatcgacTCTGGCTTTATTGATGCACCGCAGGATACTTATAGTGAAGGACTATTTATCGACTACCGCTGGCTCAACAAGGAAAAGATTCAACCTCGCTACGCATTCGGCCATGGACTCAGCTACACCAACTTCACGTACACGAACGCGACCATCAAGAGAGGCATCCAGCTAAGCCAATACCCTCCCAAGCGACCCGCAAAAGGAAAGGTGCTGGACTATTCGCAAGACATTCCAGACTACAAAGAAGCGGTTAAACCCAGCAGCTTTAAAACCATCTGGCGCTACCTATACTCTTGGCTCTCGGAATCCGACGCAAAGTCTGCGGCCGCCAAAGCCGAGACATCGAAATACCCTTACCCAGACGGCTACTCCACCGCGCAGAAGACGGCTCTCCCCAAGGCGGGCGGTGTTTCAGGCGGCAACCCTGCTCTCTGGGACGAAGCTTATACTCTGAGCGTAGTGGTGACTAACGCAGGTTCCAAATTCTCCGGCAAAGCTTCTGTGCAGGCCTACGTGCAATTTCCGAGCGTTGCCGGATACGAGACACCCGTCATCCAGCTGCGCGACTTTGAGAAGACCAAGGTTTTGGAGCCTGGCTCAAGTGAGACGGTGCAATTGACCTTGACCAGGAAGGACCTGAGCGTCTGGGATGTCAAGGCTCAGGACTGGCTTGTCCTTGACGGGGAGTTTAAGATTTGGCTGGGGTCTGCGAGCGATAAATTGGACGTTGTCTGCTTCACAGACGATTTGGGCTGTGAGCACGACGTCAAGGGACCAGTATCATACGATCCGTAG
- a CDS encoding hypothetical protein (EggNog:ENOG41): protein MSFQPTFGKIYTFFNLKWVYLISSIIFEGGSILCAAAPSSAAFIIGRAIAGLGAAGIFCGAMIIISKIVEMRKRPLLLAIISSMYGIASVIGPSLGGVFTHSKQLTWRFCFWINLREFPLQKIYLCSLMVKLWVL, encoded by the coding sequence ATGTCTTTCCAGCCAACTTTCGGCAAGATCTATACCTTCTTCAACCTGAAATGGGTATACTTGATCTCTTCAATCATCTTCGAAGGGGGCTCTATTCTTTGTGCTGCAGCACCGAGTTCAGCAGCCTTTATAATCGGCAGAGCCATTGCTGGACTCGGTGCAGCAGGTATCTTCTGCGGCGCCATGATCATCATTTCCAAGATTGTGGAGATGAGGAAAAGACCGTTATTGCTGGCCATAATCTCTAGCATGTATGGCATAGCGTCTGTCATCGGTCCTTCACTTGGTGGTGTATTCACTCACTCTAAACAACTTACTTGGAGATTCTGTTTCTGGATCAACTTGCGTGAGTTTCCCCTACAAAAAATCTATCTCTGCTCATTGATGGTGAAGCTCTGGGTGCTGTGA
- a CDS encoding hypothetical protein (EggNog:ENOG41) has protein sequence MALHSRWSKPIPKCSLQQWVFGSATEPMEEGDKPILIDADRPDTHFLTKEQFRLLSKQVALGLMKAGLQPGNKVLMFSSNNIYFPCIFLGILMTGAMFTGANPAFTPRELAYQLKNSESTHMFVVANQLPTALEAAETVGLPKENIFVIDPSVLPPVGTTPIAPSITKDGLRMWTDLVADNQAQAKNWKWTEPADPETAGCCLNYSSGTTGVPKGVEITHTSYVANGLGVVLISDLEPDPELQKRTKGLDFLPMYHAYAQTYFISIYPHLNIPAYIMPAFDFEKMLQHIQRFRITSLLCVPPILVYLSKHPLVKKYDISSVERLGSGAAPLSKEVATSVEKLWADGSVNVKQGWGMTEVTCTSMTWDPRVVCDPSAVGELAPNYSAKLMHLDGKTPVTKPGERGELWVTGPTLMKGYWKNPSATASTIHVDENGTRWLKTGDIAFVESFKPGAIFHIVDRIKELIKVKGNQVAPAELEAVLLDHPEIADAAVVGVPYEGDEVPRAYLVKVPGSQITEQQIIGWMEARVAKYKRLKGGVSFVDMIPKNPSGKILRRELREKAKEELDPNRAPSSRL, from the exons ATGGCTCTTCATTCACGATGGTCTAAACCCATTCCAAAATGCTCCCTTCAGCAGTGGGTCTTTGGTTCGGCCACTGAGCCCATGGAGGAGGGCGATAAGcccatcctcatcgacgCAGACCGTCCAGACACGCACTTTCTCACAAAGGAGCAATTCCGACTTCTCTCCAAACAAGTTGCCCTTGGTCTCATGAAAGCTGGTCTGCAGCCAGGAAACAAAGTACTGATGTTTTCCTCCAACAACATCTACTTCCCATGCATATTCCTCGGCATCTTGATGACCGGTGCTATGTTCACTGGTGCCAATCCCGCCTTTACACCACGAGAGCTTGCATATCAACTCAAGAACTCTGAGAGCACGCATATGTTTGTTGTTGCAAACCAACTACCTACCGCTCTAGAGGCTGCTGAGACAGTCGGACTTCCAAAGGAGAACATCTTCGTTATCGATCCGTCTGTGCTTCCGCCTGTTGGAACAACACCTATTGCGCCCTCGATTACGAAGGATGGTCTTCGCATGTGGACCGATCTTGTGGCCGATAACCAAGCACAAGCTAAGAATTGGAAATGGACAGAGCCCGCAGATCCAGAGACAGCAGGTTGCTGCCTCAACTATAGCAGCGGCACAACGGGCGTCCCCAAAGGCGTTGAGATCACTCACACCTCATACGTCGCCAACGGCTTAGGCGTTGTCCTCATTTCAGACCTAGAGCCTGATCCCGAGCTTCAAAAGCGTACCAAAGGCCTCGACTTTCTCCCCATGTATCATGCATATGCGCAAACATACTTCATCTCCATCTATCCCCATCTCAACATTCCCGCATACATCATGCCCgcctttgactttgagaagatgctaCAGCACATTCAGCGCTTCCGCATCACAAGCCTTCTCTGCGTCCCTCCCATCCTGGTCTACCTGTCAAAGCATCCTCTCGTCAAGAAATACGACATCAGCAGTGTCGAGCGCCTCGGATCTGGGGCTGCACCTTTGAGTAAAGAAGTTGCCACGagtgttgagaagctgtgGGCTGATGGAAGCGTCAACGTCAAGCAAGGTTGGGGTATGACAGAGGTTACCTGCACCAGTATGACTTGGGACCCTCGGGTCGTGTGCGATCCTTCTGCGGTTGGAGAATTGGCGCCAAACTACTCGGCAAAGCTTATGCATTTGGATGGTAAGACACCAGTGACAAAGCCCGGTGAGCGAGGTGAGCTTTGGGTCACGGGACCTACGTTGATGAAGGGATATTGGAAGAATCCCAGTGCTACAGCGTCAACAAttcatgttgatgagaatggcacaAGGTGGCTGAAGACAGGCGACATCGCCTTCGTCGAGTCCTTCAAACCTGGAGCCATCTTCCATATCGTCGATCGAATTAAGGAGttgatcaaagtcaaggGCAACCAGGTTGCACCAGCAGAACTGGAAGCCGTGCTTTTGGACCATCCCGAGATTGCAGACGCTGCAGTCGTCGGTGTTCCATATGAAGGCGATGAGGTCCCTCGCGCATATCTCGTCAAGGTCCCTGGGTCACAAATCACCGAACAGCAGATCATTGGTTGGATGGAGGCTAGAGTTGCAAAGTATAAGCGTCTCAAGGGCGGCGTGTCTTTCGTGGATATGATCCCCAAGAACCCG TCCGGGAAGATTTTGAGAAGGGAGCTGAGGGAGAAGGCGAAGGAGGAGTTGGATCCCAACAGAGCACCCTCATCACGGCTCTAG
- a CDS encoding hypothetical protein (EggNog:ENOG41): protein MLAALANLLEEANKVCNVSAIRDDLHERARRAPHNVLRPCDIKAAKCFLVASNLANCTRSTSNPTAQRQDEHEIGATDDDDEATADEHSPRGGLEHILVAINSQKHSDAAREHEATADSIVAVTHNENTITPAQSHSPEEVPATPSPMLNPPANKRDRSISAAYVNPSNKRVCYQTVPSLQPLQPAVPTPLMMTDQHNYDDRPAGIQATDIFHHHLEMHVQELRQQHEYLLGNVEVHQHHINHELEIHQPCLEAYRAAQEYSLQVEAKVENIRKDSETLNNCLKNLADSQKFCLPSVAENFEAVEQHMVAQLAAKAKDLEEAEAELGAAHLACHQTEEAARPALEFMNMEKPLLEEKKTAAEKLGMTVERTEFLQLLVRTSPSAIAILEKFAQDKGSSLGELRADIEQRGLLTQMDDQQADVPMG, encoded by the exons ATGTTGGCAGCCTTGGCCAACCTACTCGAAGAAGCCAACAAGGTTTGCAATGTGTCTGCCATCAGGGATGATCTCCATGAGAGAGCTCGCCGTGCTCCGCATAACGTTCTTCGTCCGTGCGATATCAAGGCCGCCAAGTGCTTCTTAGTTGCAAGCAATCTCGCAAACTGCACTCGAAGTACTTCAAACCCTACTGCTCAGCGTCAAGATGAGCACGAGATTGGAGCAacggatgacgacgatgaggccACGGCCGACGAGCATTCCCCCCGAGGAGGGCTCGAACACATCTTGGTCGCCATCAATTCTCAGAAGCACTCAGATGCCGCTCGTGAGCATGAGGCCACTGCTGATAGTATCGTCGCCGTCACTCACAACGAAAACACCATCACACCGGCTCAGTCTCATTCACCCGAAGAGGTTCCTGCAACACCTTCTCCGATGCTCAATCCACCCGCTAACAAGCGAGACCGTTCTATCTCGGCGGCATACGTCAACCCGTCAAACAAGCGTGTCTGCTACCAGACGGTACCATCTTTGCAGCCTCTTCAGCCAGCCGTTCCGACACCTCTCATGATGACTGATCAGCACAAT TATGACGACCGTCCCGCGGGGATACAGGCAACCGacatctttcatcatcacctggAGATGCATGTGCAAGAATTGCGTCAGCAACACGAATATCTCCTCGGCAATGTGGAGGTTCATCAGCACCATATCAACCACGAGCTGGAGATCCACCAACCCTGCCTCGAGGCATATCGAGCCGCACAAGAATATTCCCTCCAGGTAGAGGCAAAAGTCGAAAACATTCGAAAGGATAGCGAGACACTCAACAACTgcctcaagaacctcgcCGACTCGCAGAAATTCTGTCTGCCATCCGTCGCCGAGAATTTCGAGGCCGTGGAGCAACACATGGTGGCTCAGTTGgccgccaaagccaaggatctcgaagaagctgaggcGGAACTTGGTGCGGCTCACTTGGCATGCCATCAGACAGAAGAGGCTGCGCGCCCTGCTCTGGAGTTCATGAACATGGAGAAGCCCCtgctcgaggagaagaagacagctgctgagaagctcgGCATGACTGTCGAACGCACGGAGTTCCTTCAACTTTTGGTCAGAACTAGTCCTTCGGCCATTGCAATTCTCGAAAAGTTCGCCCAGGACAAGGGCTCGTCGCTTGGAGAACTTCGGGCGGATATTGAACAGCGTGGACTTCTCACCCAGATGGATGATCAGCAGGCAGATGTACCCATGGGCTGA
- a CDS encoding hypothetical protein (EggNog:ENOG41) — translation MKSFFLFTTALLSSSVLAQSTSQAGGRDGDGDVLPECAQQCALKAIQDSKCGSEDPGCVCKAPGFAESYVSCVGSSCGPREAAAAISAGIRLCEAAGVTITAVPSATAESKSKGHGPTSAAPVVPAPPVVPTAPPVVTPTAPAPIPATPVPTAGANSLNTGVAAIGMAWASMMFLFALM, via the exons ATGaagtccttcttccttttcacCACTGCCCTTCTCTCCTCGTCTGTCTTGGCGCAGTCAACTTCCCAGGCTGGAGGACGCGACGGCGACGGCGATGTCCTTCCCGAGTGCGCA CAACAATGTGCCCTGAAGGCCATCCAAGATAGCAAGTGCGGCTCTGAGGATCCCGGTTGCGTCTGTAAAGCTCCGGGGTTCGCCGAATCCTATGTCAGCTGCGTCGGGTCCAGCTGCGGCCCACGTGAAGCCGCTG CTGCAATTTCCGCTGGCATTCGACTCTGCGAGGCTGCTGGTGTCACTATCACCGCCGTCCCGAGCGCCACAGCTGAGTCTAAGTCTAAGGGTCATGGGCCAACATCCGCTGCACCCGTTGTTCCCGCCCCGCCTGTT GTTCCTACTGCCCCTCCTGTCGTCACTCCAACTGCACCCGCACCTATCCCGGCTACACCTGTTCCCACTGCTGGTGCCAACTCTCTCAACACCGGAGTCGCGGCTATTGGAATGGCTTGGGCTTCCATGATGTTCTTGTTCGCTCTTATGTAA